Proteins found in one Desulfuribacillus stibiiarsenatis genomic segment:
- a CDS encoding stage II sporulation protein M: MYRILSLIKENRNYIYLAGIIFIVGNGLGVVFVDQFYGLIEEALGTIKDLGEKIAENGHPFYATWVIFLNNIRSAFMFILLGSIVAIPTIFGLFINGVLIGVVLSMIGEAGVSPIMLLIFGVMPHGIFEIPAILIAGGFGIKLGTVWIKPLPGLTRWQSYTAVFRESMYVFVFITVLLVVAGLVEGLITPVLLNYFVGEIGLFQ; this comes from the coding sequence ATGTATCGAATATTATCGCTAATCAAAGAAAACCGAAACTACATATATCTAGCGGGTATTATTTTTATTGTTGGTAATGGATTGGGAGTAGTATTTGTCGATCAGTTTTATGGACTAATAGAAGAAGCGTTAGGAACAATCAAAGATTTAGGGGAGAAAATTGCCGAAAACGGCCATCCATTCTATGCAACTTGGGTAATTTTCTTAAACAATATAAGGTCAGCTTTTATGTTTATATTATTAGGATCAATAGTAGCGATACCTACAATCTTTGGTCTCTTTATCAATGGAGTGCTTATTGGTGTTGTGCTTAGTATGATTGGCGAGGCAGGGGTATCCCCTATTATGCTGTTAATCTTCGGCGTCATGCCTCACGGTATATTTGAGATACCAGCAATCTTGATTGCAGGTGGCTTTGGCATAAAACTCGGAACCGTTTGGATTAAACCATTGCCCGGCCTTACAAGGTGGCAGAGCTATACGGCGGTTTTCCGCGAGTCGATGTATGTTTTTGTTTTTATCACAGTGCTTTTAGTTGTTGCAGGTTTGGTAGAGGGGCTTATTACGCCGGTTTTGCTGAATTATTTTGTCGGTGAGATTGGGTTGTTTCAATAA
- a CDS encoding class I SAM-dependent methyltransferase produces the protein MGQDRKFNDSKAHKLTTEERKHLIEPDRILQLAGLKAGASVLDLGAGPGFFAIPAAEIVGSSGQVLAVDISDKMISMLQDEIASKGISNIQVLQQDIQEEQNQGKEFDFIIASLVAHEVEDIPSFLSNWMKSLKTGGKIFILEWQKKEMSYGPPINHRLDPQYLQSVFNEQRIHAVQLHEWKDYFYYVVATKN, from the coding sequence ATGGGGCAGGATAGGAAATTCAATGATAGTAAGGCACATAAGCTCACGACGGAAGAAAGGAAGCATTTAATCGAACCTGATAGAATTTTGCAGCTTGCCGGCTTAAAAGCAGGAGCTTCGGTTCTAGACCTCGGTGCGGGTCCTGGTTTCTTTGCAATCCCAGCAGCAGAGATTGTCGGAAGTAGTGGACAAGTTCTAGCGGTAGACATTTCGGATAAGATGATAAGTATGCTACAAGACGAAATTGCGAGTAAAGGAATTTCTAATATACAAGTACTCCAACAAGATATTCAAGAAGAACAGAATCAAGGGAAAGAGTTTGACTTTATTATCGCATCTTTGGTTGCCCATGAAGTAGAAGACATTCCGAGCTTTCTATCTAATTGGATGAAAAGCCTAAAGACAGGCGGTAAAATCTTTATATTAGAATGGCAGAAGAAAGAAATGTCGTACGGGCCGCCAATCAACCATCGATTAGATCCGCAGTACCTTCAATCAGTGTTCAATGAACAAAGAATCCATGCAGTGCAGCTACACGAATGGAAAGATTACTTCTACTATGTAGTAGCTACTAAAAATTAG